One genomic region from Syntrophales bacterium encodes:
- a CDS encoding antibiotic biosynthesis monooxygenase, giving the protein MITLIAKMKIKEGKMDEAAELFKELVKKVREEKGTVSYAVCRNGAEPDTLTISERYQDMEAIQAHSSSSYFKEFSRTIAPLLDGKPAISLLEEIASI; this is encoded by the coding sequence ATGATTACGTTGATCGCAAAGATGAAAATAAAAGAGGGAAAAATGGATGAGGCCGCTGAATTATTCAAGGAGCTCGTAAAAAAGGTTCGAGAAGAAAAGGGAACCGTAAGCTACGCCGTCTGCCGCAATGGCGCAGAACCGGATACCCTCACCATTTCTGAGCGATATCAGGACATGGAAGCAATCCAGGCACACTCATCTTCGTCTTATTTCAAGGAGTTTTCCCGAACGATCGCCCCGCTTCTGGACGGAAAGCCCGCGATATCACTGCTCGAAGAGATTGCATCTATATAG
- the hrpA gene encoding ATP-dependent RNA helicase HrpA, whose translation MPRLLYPLELPILERKDEIIAALKKNPVIVVTGETGSGKTTQIPKFCIEAGRGRTGMIACTQPRRIAAIAVARRIAEEMGEEVGRSVGYKIRFDDHTPPGAAIKIMTDGVLLMETHRDPLLRRYDTIIVDEAHERSLNIDFVLGILKNILMKRDDLRVIITSATIDTEKFSEAFDKAPIIEVSGRVYPVQVRYSPPDRDSEEQGEGNYIEAAVQAVDELVRKKERGDILIFMPTEQDIRETCELLQGHLGEDAVILPLFSRLSRMEQQRVFQQTIQRRIVVATNVAETSLTIPGIRFVIDTGLARISIYNPRSRTAGLPVRPISKSSADQRQGRCGRVASGVCIRLYSEEEYLAKPLYTPPEILRANLAGVILRMLALGLGDISAFPFIDKPAPKSIKDGLETLQELKAVEHLMGPQGNGEPWHLTKMGKIMASLPIDPRIARIIIEAKKENCLREVIVIAAALTIQDPRERPLEKEKDADRAHTPYKDPASDFISLLKIYDHVYGAADGEKSQNRLRKLCRDNFLSWRRIREWRDIYSQLTTILTENKFLTPLETGEGADKISPDNKNGSPKNRLASENRSGAAVYMAIHRSILSGFLGHIAFKKEKNLYTATQGRQAMVFPGSGLFNHGGNWIVAAELIETSRLFARIVANIDSAWIEELAGDLCHHTYFAPHWEKKRGEVVATEQVTLFGLTIVAGRPVSYGKIDPAEASRIFIRGALVEGEVNSPLPFLVRNQALIKKISDMEEKIRRHDLLVGEEEIARFYEDRLPGIFDIRTLQRLVRDSGDDSFLLMKEEDLLVKEPDSHEIELYPDSVSAAGWKLECNYRFAPGKPEDGITLKIPVQSVSSVPAASLDWGVPGLLQEKIAALLRSLPKEYRKKLMPLTNTADIVLKEMPREGRLLSTLSRFLHDRFGVDIPASCWQLANVEERLNLRFSVVDAKGREVAAGRDLSLFERKFDDAEGDRALARARAAWEKTGLITWDFGDIPENIVIEEHGSKPFVLYPALEAAGDAASLRLFKSSQEANAIHLAGVKALFTLHFPKELRALHKSLSPSGELKMPAAAFGGTKSLENALYEKVLNDLFAVDIRTERAFYSHAQKVQPLILPKGEEIIKIAAPVIKALYEVTEKFRKLEAANGSNRPFLNFLTGLRNELDRLVPADFLIKYDEKRLAQIVRYLRALIIRAEKGAVHLEKALTRGGEIRALEDILRDLSAMPQPSAEEKLTALEELHWMIEEYKVSVFAQELKTPFPVSRKRLDARIEEIRRMV comes from the coding sequence ATGCCGCGGCTCTTATACCCGCTGGAGCTGCCGATCCTGGAGCGGAAGGATGAGATTATCGCCGCTCTCAAAAAAAATCCGGTTATTGTGGTAACTGGGGAAACCGGCTCCGGGAAAACAACCCAGATACCCAAATTCTGCATCGAAGCGGGCCGGGGGCGAACCGGCATGATCGCCTGCACGCAGCCGCGGCGAATTGCCGCGATCGCCGTTGCCCGGAGAATCGCCGAGGAGATGGGAGAAGAGGTTGGCCGTTCGGTCGGCTACAAGATACGCTTTGACGATCACACCCCGCCCGGCGCCGCAATTAAGATAATGACCGACGGCGTCCTCCTGATGGAGACACATAGAGATCCGCTGCTCAGGAGATATGACACGATCATCGTCGATGAGGCGCATGAAAGAAGCCTCAACATCGACTTTGTTCTCGGTATTTTAAAAAATATCCTGATGAAACGGGATGACCTGCGCGTCATCATCACCTCGGCGACGATCGACACCGAAAAGTTTTCCGAGGCATTTGACAAGGCGCCGATCATCGAAGTTTCCGGAAGGGTGTACCCGGTACAGGTACGCTACTCGCCCCCAGACCGCGATTCCGAAGAGCAGGGCGAGGGAAACTACATCGAAGCTGCGGTTCAGGCGGTTGATGAGCTGGTGCGGAAAAAGGAACGGGGCGATATCCTTATTTTCATGCCGACAGAACAGGATATCCGGGAAACCTGTGAACTGCTGCAGGGACATCTGGGCGAAGATGCCGTTATCCTGCCGCTATTTTCCCGCCTTAGCCGTATGGAACAGCAACGGGTCTTTCAGCAGACAATCCAAAGGCGAATCGTCGTTGCGACGAACGTTGCGGAAACATCCCTCACCATTCCCGGCATCCGGTTTGTCATCGATACCGGGCTCGCCAGGATCTCCATCTATAACCCTCGCTCCCGCACCGCGGGGCTTCCCGTCCGGCCGATTTCCAAAAGCAGCGCCGATCAGCGCCAAGGCCGCTGCGGACGGGTCGCAAGTGGCGTCTGCATCCGTCTTTACTCGGAAGAGGAGTACCTGGCCAAACCCCTTTATACCCCCCCGGAAATACTCCGCGCGAATCTTGCCGGGGTTATTCTCCGGATGCTCGCCCTGGGGCTCGGAGACATCAGCGCCTTTCCCTTTATCGACAAGCCCGCCCCGAAGAGCATCAAGGACGGATTGGAGACGCTCCAGGAACTCAAGGCGGTGGAGCATTTGATGGGGCCGCAGGGCAATGGGGAGCCCTGGCATTTAACAAAAATGGGGAAAATTATGGCCAGTTTGCCGATCGATCCCCGTATCGCCAGGATCATTATCGAGGCGAAAAAAGAGAATTGCCTCCGGGAGGTCATTGTAATCGCCGCCGCCCTGACCATTCAGGACCCGCGGGAAAGACCGCTGGAAAAGGAAAAGGATGCCGATCGGGCCCATACCCCGTACAAGGACCCTGCCTCGGATTTCATTTCACTCTTGAAGATATATGATCATGTTTACGGCGCCGCCGACGGCGAAAAGTCACAAAACCGGCTCCGCAAATTATGCCGCGACAACTTCCTCTCCTGGCGCCGCATTCGGGAATGGCGAGATATTTACAGCCAGCTCACGACCATCCTTACGGAAAACAAATTTCTCACTCCTTTGGAAACGGGCGAAGGGGCAGATAAAATATCCCCCGACAATAAAAACGGCTCCCCCAAAAACCGCCTCGCATCTGAAAATCGAAGCGGCGCCGCTGTTTACATGGCTATCCACCGCTCGATACTTAGCGGTTTTCTTGGACATATCGCCTTTAAAAAGGAAAAAAACCTCTACACGGCAACTCAGGGAAGGCAGGCGATGGTATTTCCCGGCTCCGGTCTCTTCAACCATGGCGGCAACTGGATAGTTGCAGCGGAACTAATCGAAACATCAAGACTTTTTGCCAGAATCGTTGCCAATATAGACAGTGCATGGATTGAGGAGTTGGCCGGAGACCTCTGCCACCATACATATTTTGCCCCGCATTGGGAGAAGAAGCGCGGCGAGGTTGTAGCTACAGAGCAGGTTACCCTTTTCGGCCTGACAATCGTTGCCGGCCGACCGGTTTCTTACGGAAAAATCGATCCCGCAGAGGCATCCCGGATATTCATCCGCGGCGCTCTTGTTGAGGGAGAGGTAAATTCTCCCCTCCCCTTCCTGGTCCGCAACCAGGCGTTGATCAAGAAAATATCCGACATGGAAGAAAAAATCCGCCGGCACGACCTGCTCGTCGGCGAGGAGGAAATTGCCCGCTTTTATGAAGATCGCCTGCCGGGGATTTTCGATATCAGAACGCTCCAGCGGCTGGTGCGCGACAGTGGGGACGACTCCTTCCTGCTGATGAAGGAGGAAGACCTGCTGGTCAAGGAACCGGATTCCCACGAAATCGAGCTCTATCCCGATTCAGTTTCCGCAGCGGGCTGGAAACTGGAATGCAACTATCGTTTTGCCCCCGGGAAACCCGAGGACGGCATAACTCTGAAAATTCCAGTGCAATCCGTTTCTTCTGTGCCGGCAGCCTCTCTTGACTGGGGGGTGCCCGGCCTTCTGCAGGAAAAAATCGCCGCCCTGCTGCGCTCGCTTCCAAAGGAATACCGCAAAAAACTTATGCCGTTGACTAATACGGCAGACATAGTTTTAAAGGAGATGCCCCGCGAGGGTCGCCTGCTTTCAACCCTTAGCCGTTTTCTCCATGACCGGTTCGGGGTGGATATCCCCGCCTCATGCTGGCAGCTTGCCAATGTCGAAGAAAGGCTCAATCTTCGGTTTTCCGTCGTCGATGCCAAGGGTCGGGAAGTCGCGGCAGGCAGAGACCTCTCGCTATTTGAAAGGAAGTTTGACGATGCTGAAGGGGATAGGGCTTTAGCCAGAGCGCGCGCGGCCTGGGAAAAAACGGGACTGATTACATGGGATTTCGGGGATATTCCGGAAAATATTGTGATCGAGGAACATGGCAGCAAACCGTTTGTCCTCTACCCTGCCCTGGAGGCTGCCGGCGATGCGGCTTCACTGCGCCTCTTCAAGAGTTCTCAGGAGGCAAATGCCATTCACCTCGCGGGGGTTAAAGCCCTTTTTACCTTGCATTTCCCGAAGGAGCTGCGCGCTCTGCACAAGTCCCTCTCACCCAGCGGAGAGCTCAAAATGCCCGCTGCCGCCTTTGGAGGGACGAAAAGTCTGGAAAACGCCCTCTATGAAAAGGTGCTGAATGATCTTTTTGCAGTTGACATCCGCACAGAGCGAGCTTTCTATTCGCATGCGCAAAAAGTCCAACCCCTTATTCTGCCAAAGGGGGAGGAGATAATCAAGATTGCTGCACCCGTCATAAAGGCGCTCTACGAGGTTACTGAAAAATTTCGCAAGCTGGAAGCCGCCAATGGCTCCAATCGCCCTTTTCTCAATTTTCTTACTGGTTTGCGCAATGAACTGGATCGCCTTGTTCCCGCCGACTTTCTGATTAAATACGATGAAAAGCGGCTTGCGCAGATCGTCCGTTATCTCCGTGCGCTGATTATTCGTGCGGAAAAGGGCGCTGTTCATCTGGAAAAGGCCCTCACCCGGGGGGGTGAAATACGGGCGTTGGAGGATATTTTAAGGGATCTCTCGGCTATGCCGCAACCCTCTGCAGAAGAAAAGCTCACCGCCCTCGAAGAACTCCACTGGATGATCGAGGAATACAAAGTATCGGTTTTTGCACAGGAATTAAAAACGCCATTCCCCGTCTCCCGAAAACGTCTGGATGCCAGGATCGAAGAAATACGGAGAATGGTTTGA
- a CDS encoding PilZ domain-containing protein, producing MTDIKKDNVDGNIGEKEVLQPWLFKHNELLKAISTAVKIDQKKLTNILNYKHFKGEHLNLMISHPSFQDEILVKLFSEACLGEMLVCRWGQNTLTVSNFDQYKFNYLVVSYDQSVILVPVERIEALEQGLSIPLPEASFLISDRLYPRFISKGVKADLWQNGFQASGSLIDFTPNAFRVRVCAAPPSSFRWFNNAVPSQVRLYEGKDVFYSGNCKSLYEKHDGANREIVFSPIDNMIQRFSPKALRNPRRQGSPPLHAIFEHPFTKKTMQHLIFDVSTSGFSLFDQSSEIVLFTGMIIPQMSISYAGILDIHCKVQVIYRRTENDGVRFGIAILDMDLTNYRKLFQILNNANSADEGMLNKVSLDELWEFFFDTDFIYPQKYTLIQTFKDEFKDIYKRLYEEAPDIASYFTYQKNGHIYGHISMLRAYERTWMIHHLAARPMGGRPIGLAVLKQMIYYLNDVNHLPSANMDFAITYFRPGNKFPEKIFGGFADYHGNFRHCSVNLFAYMTYPVGKTLWELPSDWFLKECNDCDSFDFQQFNRNNSGGLFPSIVKRQKPTESPSLEETFSVSGFTRGWKMYILYHINAPKAFIIDEKSDMGLNLSNLLNGLKIFVADENVNPEIIFAAVSQIRNIKPDEALSLMIYPAEYAYKNNLGLHTKEYVLWILDMQYGNEFIEYLGRKFRIRL from the coding sequence ATGACTGACATTAAAAAAGATAACGTGGATGGCAATATTGGCGAAAAAGAAGTGTTGCAACCATGGTTATTCAAACACAATGAGCTGCTAAAAGCTATATCAACAGCGGTAAAAATCGATCAGAAAAAGCTCACTAATATTCTCAACTACAAACATTTCAAGGGTGAACATCTTAACCTGATGATTAGCCATCCATCTTTCCAGGATGAAATCCTTGTCAAACTGTTTTCGGAAGCTTGTTTAGGGGAGATGTTGGTATGCCGGTGGGGTCAGAATACTTTGACAGTATCTAACTTCGACCAGTATAAATTTAACTATCTTGTTGTTTCTTATGACCAGTCAGTTATTCTTGTCCCAGTTGAAAGAATTGAGGCTCTGGAGCAGGGGCTATCAATACCATTGCCCGAGGCCAGTTTTCTTATAAGCGACAGGCTGTATCCACGTTTCATAAGTAAGGGCGTGAAGGCAGATTTGTGGCAAAACGGTTTCCAAGCTTCCGGTTCATTGATAGATTTTACCCCCAATGCATTTCGCGTCCGTGTCTGTGCTGCGCCTCCCTCTTCGTTTCGTTGGTTCAACAACGCGGTTCCGTCGCAGGTCCGTCTGTACGAGGGGAAAGATGTTTTTTATTCAGGCAATTGTAAGTCACTGTACGAAAAACATGATGGTGCAAATAGGGAGATAGTTTTCTCACCCATTGATAACATGATCCAGAGATTCAGCCCGAAAGCTCTGCGAAACCCCCGAAGGCAAGGTTCCCCGCCCCTTCATGCGATTTTTGAGCATCCCTTTACAAAGAAAACAATGCAACATCTAATTTTCGATGTATCCACATCCGGCTTTTCCCTATTCGACCAATCTTCGGAGATTGTACTGTTTACAGGCATGATCATTCCCCAAATGTCAATTTCTTATGCCGGTATTCTGGATATACACTGCAAGGTTCAGGTTATCTATCGCCGCACTGAAAACGATGGCGTTCGTTTCGGAATAGCCATTCTTGATATGGATCTGACAAACTATAGAAAACTTTTTCAGATTTTGAATAACGCCAATAGCGCTGACGAAGGCATGTTGAATAAGGTAAGCTTGGATGAACTATGGGAATTCTTTTTTGATACCGATTTTATTTACCCTCAAAAATATACATTAATTCAAACCTTCAAGGATGAGTTTAAGGATATCTACAAAAGGCTTTATGAAGAGGCTCCGGATATCGCCAGTTATTTTACCTACCAGAAAAACGGACATATTTACGGACATATATCCATGCTGAGGGCATACGAAAGGACCTGGATGATTCACCACTTGGCCGCTCGGCCGATGGGAGGAAGGCCGATAGGTCTGGCGGTGTTGAAACAGATGATATATTATTTAAATGATGTTAACCATTTGCCGTCGGCAAATATGGACTTTGCCATCACGTATTTTCGTCCAGGCAACAAATTTCCCGAGAAAATATTCGGCGGGTTTGCCGATTATCACGGCAATTTCCGGCATTGCTCTGTTAACCTGTTTGCTTACATGACATACCCGGTAGGGAAAACTCTTTGGGAACTTCCCTCTGACTGGTTTCTGAAAGAATGCAATGATTGTGACTCTTTTGATTTTCAGCAGTTTAACCGGAATAATTCAGGCGGTCTGTTTCCCTCCATCGTTAAACGTCAAAAACCCACAGAATCTCCCTCTCTTGAGGAAACTTTTTCGGTATCCGGGTTTACGCGCGGATGGAAAATGTATATTTTGTACCATATAAACGCCCCCAAAGCTTTTATCATTGACGAAAAATCGGATATGGGATTGAACTTGTCGAATCTCTTGAATGGACTCAAAATTTTTGTTGCGGACGAAAACGTTAACCCCGAAATAATTTTTGCCGCTGTATCACAAATCAGAAATATTAAACCTGATGAAGCCCTATCGTTGATGATTTATCCGGCAGAATACGCTTATAAAAACAATTTAGGCTTGCATACTAAAGAGTACGTCTTGTGGATACTTGATATGCAATATGGGAACGAATTTATTGAATATCTTGGTCGTAAATTCAGAATAAGGCTGTAA
- a CDS encoding PAS domain S-box protein, which translates to MGEPRLYNSRIIYTYLEYLIKFRPEVDIQKLISDSGIESYELEDEGHWLTQRQVDAFHDALMLQTNDPSLFREAGRYMSTSQSFGIIRQFLLGFITPTQAYLRVPKVAAYMNRGTSYAVEKTGRNKVEIAVKILNGVEDKPYQCDNRIGSFEAIAKLFTGKLPVVEHPVCIHKGGGSSCVYTISWEEPFYLKLRRARNYLAIPSIALAIVCGFLLSPLQFAECAVILAGILVGLSYYSQITEKRELYEKIERQGDTASRFLDQITESYENSLLVQEIGQAVSNTLDIDRLLEVIGETLGKRLNFDRGMIMLANAGRTNLVYATGYGYAPELEKVLHDTAFHLNNPDSRGPFVASFVKQTPILVSDINDIKHNFSPRGIEFAEKLGTSSFICVPIVYEGISEGVLAVDNYKSSRPLGQSGVNMLMGIATQIAISLNNARSHCKLKESEERFRALSENSPDIIYTVDNRAVITYVNPAVKENLFYSPEEIVGKPFSEIIRKEDIGIFTELFKNIIHGHETIKHFNGKLLTRDGEERLFTISAAPNINGTGEMTGITGTLKDITEQRRLEEQLRHTSKMNAIGKLTGGIAHDFSNILQAIGSYAEILKCRKHETDADWRYLRSIHELTGRGADLVRQMMMFGRKMESSLRPLDLNREIKNSAELLFGTFPKNIKIDYELADNLRTVNGDAGQIGQVILNLAVNAKDAMPEGGTLKIETANVDLEKPLESSSVRVIPGSYVVLRVSDTGSGIEPNVLEHIFEPFYTTKAVGKGTGIGLAVVYGVIKNHDGYIFCHSETGKGTTFEFYLPAIDAAVAPDEKEDNHLSIEKMGGGERILLVDDETSLLETGQELLSLSGYDILTASSGEEALDVLLEKRGEIELIIMDVMMPGMGGSKCLQEVLKTYPDMKVIMASGFIEDKKKKGIMDSGATAFIRKPYRIDELNQKIRELLDAQV; encoded by the coding sequence ATGGGTGAACCACGGCTTTATAACAGTAGGATTATTTACACTTATCTCGAATATCTAATTAAATTCCGACCAGAGGTTGATATCCAGAAGCTGATCTCCGATTCCGGAATTGAGTCCTATGAACTCGAGGATGAAGGCCACTGGCTGACACAGAGGCAGGTGGATGCCTTTCATGACGCCTTAATGCTGCAGACCAACGACCCCTCGCTATTCAGGGAGGCGGGGAGGTACATGTCGACCTCCCAGTCTTTTGGCATAATCCGGCAGTTTCTGCTCGGGTTCATTACCCCGACGCAAGCCTATCTGAGAGTCCCCAAGGTTGCCGCTTACATGAACAGGGGTACTTCTTACGCAGTGGAAAAAACAGGTCGCAACAAGGTGGAGATAGCAGTAAAAATTTTGAACGGCGTGGAAGACAAACCCTACCAATGCGACAACAGGATCGGCAGTTTTGAGGCAATCGCGAAACTGTTTACAGGTAAATTGCCGGTGGTGGAACATCCTGTCTGCATCCACAAGGGGGGAGGAAGCAGTTGTGTTTATACAATAAGCTGGGAGGAGCCCTTTTATCTTAAACTGAGGCGTGCCAGGAATTATCTGGCCATTCCTTCGATAGCGCTGGCTATCGTCTGCGGTTTTCTCCTCTCCCCGCTGCAATTTGCCGAATGCGCCGTTATCCTTGCCGGAATTCTGGTTGGTTTATCTTATTACAGTCAGATCACTGAAAAAAGGGAGCTCTACGAAAAAATAGAGCGCCAGGGAGACACCGCCAGCCGATTTCTCGACCAGATAACGGAGAGTTATGAAAATTCCTTGCTCGTTCAGGAGATTGGTCAAGCTGTATCAAATACCCTCGATATCGACAGGCTTCTCGAAGTGATCGGAGAGACCCTGGGAAAAAGACTGAACTTCGACCGGGGCATGATAATGCTTGCAAATGCCGGCAGGACAAATCTCGTCTATGCGACCGGATACGGATACGCGCCTGAACTGGAAAAGGTTCTGCACGACACAGCCTTTCATCTCAACAACCCCGATTCCCGGGGGCCTTTTGTTGCCTCCTTCGTTAAACAAACCCCTATCCTTGTCAGTGACATAAATGACATCAAACATAACTTCTCCCCGCGGGGAATTGAATTTGCCGAAAAACTGGGCACAAGTTCATTTATCTGTGTTCCCATCGTCTATGAGGGCATTTCGGAGGGGGTTCTCGCGGTCGACAATTACAAGTCAAGCCGGCCGCTCGGACAAAGCGGGGTCAACATGCTGATGGGGATCGCAACGCAAATAGCGATCAGTCTTAATAACGCCAGGAGCCACTGCAAACTCAAGGAAAGCGAGGAACGTTTCCGCGCCCTGAGTGAAAACTCCCCGGATATAATCTACACGGTTGACAACAGGGCTGTGATTACCTACGTCAACCCGGCGGTGAAGGAAAATTTGTTCTATTCTCCGGAAGAGATTGTCGGGAAACCTTTCTCCGAAATTATCCGCAAAGAGGATATCGGCATCTTCACCGAACTTTTTAAAAACATCATACATGGCCATGAAACCATAAAACATTTTAACGGGAAGCTCTTGACAAGGGACGGTGAGGAGCGGCTGTTTACGATCAGTGCTGCGCCGAATATCAATGGCACAGGAGAAATGACGGGAATAACTGGCACTCTTAAGGATATCACCGAGCAGCGCCGCCTTGAGGAGCAGCTCCGCCACACCTCGAAAATGAATGCTATCGGCAAGCTCACCGGGGGAATTGCCCATGATTTTAGCAACATATTGCAGGCTATCGGCTCTTACGCCGAAATTTTGAAGTGCCGGAAGCATGAAACTGACGCGGATTGGAGGTATCTACGCAGCATTCATGAATTAACAGGCCGGGGCGCCGATCTTGTCAGGCAGATGATGATGTTCGGCAGAAAGATGGAAAGCAGTCTGCGTCCTCTCGATTTGAACAGGGAGATCAAAAATAGCGCAGAACTTCTGTTTGGCACTTTTCCGAAGAATATCAAGATAGACTACGAGCTTGCCGACAACCTGCGGACTGTCAATGGCGATGCGGGGCAGATCGGACAGGTAATCCTCAATCTTGCGGTAAACGCGAAAGATGCTATGCCCGAGGGCGGAACGCTGAAAATTGAAACGGCAAATGTCGATCTGGAAAAACCTCTTGAATCTTCTTCAGTAAGGGTAATCCCCGGAAGTTATGTCGTTTTACGTGTTTCTGACACCGGTTCCGGGATCGAACCAAATGTGCTCGAACACATTTTTGAACCCTTTTATACCACCAAGGCGGTAGGCAAAGGAACGGGGATTGGGCTGGCTGTTGTTTATGGGGTAATCAAGAACCACGACGGCTATATCTTCTGTCACAGTGAAACAGGCAAGGGGACGACTTTTGAATTCTATCTGCCGGCCATTGACGCTGCCGTTGCGCCTGATGAAAAAGAAGACAATCATCTCTCTATCGAGAAGATGGGAGGAGGAGAGAGAATTCTCCTCGTTGATGATGAGACTTCCCTGCTTGAAACAGGACAGGAACTCCTTTCCCTTTCCGGGTACGACATTCTTACCGCCTCCTCCGGGGAAGAAGCGCTGGATGTGCTGCTGGAGAAACGAGGGGAAATAGAGCTGATTATTATGGATGTGATGATGCCCGGAATGGGGGGAAGCAAGTGCCTCCAGGAGGTGCTGAAAACATATCCGGATATGAAGGTGATTATGGCAAGCGGGTTTATTGAGGACAAAAAAAAGAAAGGAATTATGGATTCAGGAGCAACAGCGTTTATTCGCAAGCCCTACAGAATCGATGAACTAAATCAAAAAATCAGAGAATTACTTGATGCTCAAGTTTAA
- a CDS encoding methyltransferase domain-containing protein: MQTKSDYLMENSEEALRLSQKTDPDAVRKQAAWCGIKAGLRVLDFGCGPGVTTDVFREMVQPGGSVVGMDFSEERIADATCSYGGKPGIDFVLRDLRKPIRDIGTFDIIWVRFVLEYFRKESKEIVENLKNLLNPGGWLCLLDLDYNCLNHYELPESMQDILPKLMALLDEKYNFDTFAGRKLYSYLFDGQYENLQVELMAHHLIYGKARETDVFNWTKKIEVTADRLQPLFMDYPGGIEQFKDDFRRFFADPRRFTYTPLIMCKGMKPYRN, translated from the coding sequence ATGCAGACAAAAAGCGATTATCTGATGGAAAACAGTGAAGAGGCCCTGCGCCTCAGTCAGAAAACTGATCCGGACGCGGTGCGCAAGCAGGCCGCCTGGTGCGGCATCAAGGCCGGTCTGCGGGTGCTCGATTTCGGCTGTGGGCCGGGAGTGACAACGGATGTTTTCCGCGAAATGGTTCAGCCGGGGGGGAGCGTCGTAGGCATGGATTTTTCCGAGGAGCGCATTGCCGACGCCACCTGCAGTTATGGAGGCAAGCCAGGAATCGATTTTGTCCTCCGCGACCTCAGAAAACCTATACGGGATATCGGTACATTTGATATAATTTGGGTACGCTTCGTACTTGAATATTTTCGCAAAGAAAGCAAAGAGATCGTGGAAAATTTAAAAAATCTGCTTAACCCCGGTGGATGGCTCTGCCTGCTTGATCTCGATTACAACTGTCTGAATCATTACGAACTTCCCGAGTCGATGCAAGACATTTTGCCCAAACTGATGGCGCTTCTTGATGAAAAATACAATTTTGACACCTTTGCCGGGCGAAAGCTCTATTCTTATCTTTTTGACGGACAATATGAAAATTTACAGGTGGAATTGATGGCACATCACCTCATTTACGGTAAGGCCAGGGAAACGGATGTATTCAACTGGACAAAGAAAATCGAAGTCACCGCGGATCGTCTGCAACCTCTTTTCATGGATTATCCGGGCGGAATTGAACAATTTAAAGATGATTTCAGAAGATTTTTTGCCGATCCCCGACGTTTTACCTATACTCCGCTTATCATGTGCAAAGGGATGAAACCTTATAGAAATTAA